One genomic segment of Aquipluma nitroreducens includes these proteins:
- a CDS encoding WD40/YVTN/BNR-like repeat-containing protein: MKRLNKVTVCNAVFGFIILTSLLMACQSAKVNTVEKEKNSIGRNDTWGFVGAGGGGAMFHPTVSPHNSDFAFVSCDMTGSFVTYNGGESWRMFNLRSPINYYVFDPLDSNTVYANSIALFKSTDRGNTWSVLYPNPDEIIGVVSKGDHAQEIVVTRDSTKREVLAFAVDPENSKKLYAVISIDKSIACYISDNGGLQWTMESEVNEGVQNIYIVPSSPKSERTIYITGKNSITVRENGLWKINKGPQNVGKVTAFAGGFDKQQNKFIIYAISGKGYFNAQGDNSGIFYTDDGGKTWENRQDGLVAFNMKDTELPEWRAIATSALHPEVIYISYNNLKVNKDTTCIGVAKSDDYGKTWKLVWKDVLTKTVNTPSVNFISGWLNYRFGPTWGENPFSIGVSAANANVAYATDFGRTVKTTDGGKTWEQLYTKKKQGAGWMSRGLEVNTGYAVVFDPFDVNHIFLANTDIGLMESNDGGESWSSATNNNGIPRKWQNSTIWLTFDPKIKGKAWAAMSGTHDLPRPKMWRKDGISNYKGGILLTENGGKTWQPVSADNIGEAAITHILIDPSSNKASRTLYACAFGKGVFKSVDGGKTWQQKNKGLMNKEPFAWRIIRKDKDGVLFLILSRRSDDGSIGNDGDGAIYRSDNNAETWTLVPLPAETNGPTCLTVDPDNSKQLLLAAWGRSTKDKFTPDIGGGIFLSNDDGKSWKPVIQKDQHINDITYDPRNKTYYACGFNGSAYRSIDQGKTWNRIKGYNFKWGKRVDLDPRDPEKIFIVTFGGGVWYGPAKGDEQAVEDIITPLKSF, encoded by the coding sequence ATGAAAAGATTGAATAAAGTAACCGTCTGCAATGCCGTTTTTGGATTCATTATTTTGACAAGTCTTTTAATGGCCTGCCAATCTGCAAAAGTCAATACCGTTGAAAAAGAGAAAAACTCAATTGGTCGTAACGATACTTGGGGTTTTGTCGGTGCCGGAGGCGGTGGCGCTATGTTTCATCCAACAGTGAGCCCTCATAATTCTGATTTTGCGTTTGTGAGTTGTGACATGACTGGATCATTTGTAACATACAATGGTGGAGAATCATGGCGTATGTTTAACTTGCGAAGTCCAATTAACTATTATGTGTTTGACCCTCTTGATTCAAATACAGTTTATGCAAATTCAATAGCATTATTTAAGAGTACTGATAGAGGAAACACCTGGAGCGTTTTATATCCTAATCCTGATGAAATCATTGGAGTTGTTTCAAAAGGCGACCACGCTCAGGAAATTGTAGTTACCCGCGATAGTACAAAAAGAGAGGTCCTGGCATTTGCTGTAGATCCGGAAAATTCAAAAAAACTTTATGCAGTTATTTCAATTGATAAATCTATAGCTTGTTATATCTCTGACAATGGTGGTCTGCAATGGACGATGGAATCAGAAGTAAATGAAGGAGTTCAGAATATTTACATTGTTCCGTCATCACCCAAAAGCGAACGTACAATTTATATCACCGGAAAGAATTCAATTACTGTTCGGGAAAATGGGCTCTGGAAAATCAATAAAGGCCCTCAAAACGTGGGTAAAGTGACAGCGTTTGCAGGTGGTTTTGATAAGCAGCAAAATAAATTCATTATTTACGCTATTTCAGGGAAAGGATACTTTAATGCCCAAGGAGACAATTCAGGAATTTTTTATACTGATGATGGAGGCAAAACCTGGGAAAACAGGCAGGACGGGCTTGTCGCATTTAACATGAAAGACACAGAGCTGCCCGAATGGCGAGCTATTGCGACCAGTGCTTTGCATCCTGAGGTTATATATATTTCCTACAATAATTTGAAAGTGAATAAGGATACTACTTGTATTGGAGTTGCTAAAAGTGATGACTATGGAAAAACATGGAAGCTTGTTTGGAAAGATGTTTTAACAAAAACAGTCAATACCCCTTCTGTAAATTTCATAAGTGGTTGGCTAAACTATCGTTTTGGACCTACATGGGGAGAAAATCCTTTCTCAATAGGTGTATCTGCCGCTAATGCCAATGTGGCTTATGCAACTGATTTTGGCCGAACAGTCAAAACAACCGATGGTGGTAAAACGTGGGAACAACTTTATACGAAAAAGAAGCAGGGTGCCGGATGGATGTCAAGAGGACTTGAAGTTAATACTGGGTATGCTGTTGTATTTGATCCTTTTGATGTAAACCATATTTTTCTGGCAAATACTGACATTGGTTTAATGGAAAGTAACGATGGCGGTGAAAGTTGGTCAAGTGCAACTAATAATAACGGTATTCCTCGCAAATGGCAAAATAGTACCATTTGGTTAACATTTGATCCGAAAATCAAGGGGAAAGCTTGGGCAGCAATGAGTGGGACTCATGATTTGCCAAGGCCTAAAATGTGGCGAAAAGATGGCATTTCAAACTATAAAGGAGGTATTCTGCTAACAGAAAACGGCGGTAAAACCTGGCAACCTGTTAGCGCTGATAATATTGGTGAAGCAGCCATTACTCATATTCTCATTGATCCTTCGAGCAATAAAGCATCCAGAACTTTATATGCCTGTGCTTTTGGTAAAGGGGTATTCAAATCGGTTGACGGAGGTAAAACATGGCAACAGAAAAATAAAGGATTAATGAATAAAGAACCATTTGCATGGAGAATTATAAGAAAAGATAAAGATGGCGTACTGTTTTTAATCCTTAGCCGGAGAAGTGATGATGGAAGTATTGGTAATGATGGTGATGGGGCGATTTATCGGTCAGACAATAATGCTGAAACTTGGACTTTAGTTCCGCTTCCTGCTGAAACCAACGGTCCCACCTGTTTAACTGTTGATCCTGACAATTCCAAACAACTTCTTTTAGCAGCTTGGGGGAGAAGTACCAAGGATAAATTTACACCAGATATAGGCGGTGGAATTTTTCTTTCAAATGATGATGGGAAAAGCTGGAAGCCTGTAATTCAAAAAGATCAACACATCAATGATATAACCTATGATCCTCGCAACAAGACATATTATGCCTGTGGGTTCAATGGGTCTGCATACAGATCAATCGATCAGGGAAAAACCTGGAATCGTATTAAAGGGTATAACTTCAAATGGGGGAAAAGGGTAGACTTGGATCCCCGCGATCCTGAAAAAATATTTATCGTCACATTTGGTGGTGGAGTTTGGTATGGCCCGGCTAAAGGCGATGAGCAAGCTGTGGAAGACATTATTACACCTCTGAAATCGTTTTAA
- a CDS encoding DUF4832 domain-containing protein, with amino-acid sequence MKRRFLFLAVALLGISSLKAQEQPVQIRVKPIEIHDVLNNPGIGFTTFQRFNGDSLNAGEGWTEGLPILYQKFDGNLTNKNHPQTTIAYFRVDWKYMEPEMEKYNWPMIDKALRTAAERGQTLMLRIAPYEAGEKDVPAWYRKLVGPEDKNQSAKWRIDPEDPRYIQYFGGLIQALGQRYDGHPDLESVDVSIVGYWGEGDGSHLLSDQTRLALLNCYLDNFKKTPLTFQPLNGDAPDPGVIVKGTNISASWPDGRNNGTGTQMRYLGYRVDCLGDMTTDLWPEKHWSHMTDIYPKDIVKSGMSEVWKKAPVTMEICYTFLHWLQTLKYDEQTVDYIFGEALKWHITSFNAKSSPVPEVWSPLVDKWLNKMGYRYVLRRFEYPSVVTRQGQLSYTSLWENVGVAPIYKDYKLAVRLKNSHKTLVLPTCAELLNWLPGDIVDEETLYIPFDMPLGKYQLEIAIVSPVSFEPRVKLAISGVNKDEWYPMGEIEVKDQK; translated from the coding sequence ATGAAACGAAGATTCTTGTTTTTAGCAGTGGCTTTATTGGGAATATCCAGCCTGAAAGCACAGGAACAACCGGTGCAGATAAGGGTAAAACCAATCGAAATTCATGATGTTTTAAACAATCCGGGAATTGGATTCACTACTTTTCAGCGGTTTAACGGCGATTCATTAAATGCCGGAGAAGGCTGGACAGAAGGTTTACCAATTTTATATCAGAAATTTGACGGAAACCTTACTAATAAAAACCATCCTCAAACTACAATTGCCTATTTCAGGGTGGATTGGAAATATATGGAGCCAGAGATGGAAAAATACAACTGGCCCATGATTGACAAAGCTTTACGGACAGCCGCCGAAAGGGGACAAACCTTAATGCTGCGGATAGCTCCGTATGAAGCTGGGGAAAAAGATGTGCCTGCCTGGTATCGAAAGTTAGTCGGACCGGAAGATAAAAATCAATCGGCCAAATGGCGGATTGATCCTGAAGATCCGCGGTACATTCAATATTTTGGGGGTTTGATTCAGGCCCTGGGACAGCGTTATGACGGGCATCCTGATTTGGAATCAGTGGATGTTTCGATAGTTGGTTACTGGGGCGAAGGCGACGGTTCACATTTGCTATCTGACCAGACCCGCCTGGCATTACTGAATTGCTATCTGGATAATTTCAAAAAAACACCGCTGACATTTCAGCCACTTAACGGGGATGCTCCCGATCCCGGTGTTATAGTAAAAGGCACGAACATTTCAGCATCGTGGCCCGACGGAAGGAATAACGGTACCGGGACACAAATGAGATATTTAGGTTACCGGGTGGATTGTCTGGGCGATATGACCACCGACCTTTGGCCTGAAAAACATTGGAGCCACATGACAGATATCTATCCCAAAGACATCGTGAAAAGCGGGATGAGTGAAGTCTGGAAAAAAGCGCCGGTGACGATGGAAATTTGTTACACGTTTTTACATTGGCTCCAAACCTTGAAATACGATGAGCAAACGGTTGATTATATTTTTGGTGAAGCACTTAAATGGCACATTACTTCATTCAATGCCAAAAGTTCGCCTGTTCCTGAAGTATGGAGTCCGCTCGTTGATAAATGGCTGAATAAAATGGGCTACCGGTATGTCCTCCGCCGGTTTGAGTATCCTTCAGTTGTGACACGCCAGGGGCAATTGTCCTATACTTCGTTATGGGAAAATGTGGGAGTGGCGCCCATTTACAAAGACTACAAATTAGCTGTCAGACTGAAAAATTCGCATAAAACACTGGTTTTGCCTACCTGCGCCGAACTACTCAACTGGTTACCCGGTGATATTGTAGATGAGGAAACCCTTTATATTCCTTTCGATATGCCGTTGGGAAAATATCAGCTCGAAATTGCCATTGTGTCTCCCGTTTCGTTTGAACCCAGAGTGAAGCTGGCCATTAGCGGCGTAAATAAGGACGAATGGTATCCGATGGGTGAAATTGAGGTAAAGGATCAGAAATAA
- a CDS encoding amidohydrolase family protein encodes MKKSIRTYSIIGSILMLSACSNKYYTMEDFKKVKKIDTHTHLNSGNTALAELAKEDNFKLLTINVDVPDLPSLEKQFEYASIQKKQFPDNIDFLTSFTLVNWDSANWADQTIAKLKSDFANGAIGVKVWKNIGMAYKDSANHFIMIDNPKFDKVIDNIISQDKTVLGHLGEPRNCWLPIDQMTVRGDREYFTAHPEYHMYLHPEYPSYEDQINARDRFVERHPNMRFVGAHLGSLEWSVDELAKRLDKFPNMAVDMAERICHLELQSQKDREKVRQFFLKYQDRLMYATDKVFESTSDEEIKKAKEQLHNTWFEDWQYFVTNDKMTNNKVEGEFQGLQLPKEVVDKIYRLNAVKWFKIKESKI; translated from the coding sequence ATGAAAAAATCAATTCGAACCTATAGCATAATAGGGTCAATCCTGATGCTAAGTGCTTGTTCCAATAAGTATTACACGATGGAAGATTTCAAGAAGGTTAAAAAAATTGACACTCACACTCATCTTAATTCGGGAAATACAGCGTTGGCAGAATTGGCAAAAGAAGATAATTTCAAACTTCTTACCATTAATGTTGATGTTCCGGATTTGCCATCTCTTGAAAAACAATTTGAATATGCCTCCATTCAGAAGAAACAGTTTCCTGATAATATTGATTTTTTGACCTCATTTACACTGGTTAACTGGGATTCGGCAAACTGGGCCGATCAAACTATTGCAAAGTTAAAATCTGACTTTGCCAATGGAGCAATTGGTGTAAAAGTCTGGAAAAATATTGGAATGGCTTATAAGGACTCGGCCAATCATTTTATAATGATCGACAATCCAAAATTTGATAAGGTGATAGACAATATCATCTCACAGGATAAAACTGTTCTGGGTCACCTGGGCGAACCCCGCAATTGCTGGCTTCCAATCGACCAGATGACGGTGAGAGGAGACCGGGAATATTTTACGGCACATCCTGAATATCATATGTACCTTCATCCTGAATATCCATCATATGAAGATCAGATCAATGCCCGCGACAGGTTTGTGGAGCGTCACCCCAATATGCGCTTTGTTGGAGCACATTTAGGCAGTCTGGAATGGAGCGTTGACGAATTGGCCAAAAGGCTTGATAAATTCCCAAACATGGCGGTTGATATGGCGGAAAGGATTTGTCATCTGGAACTCCAATCTCAAAAAGACAGGGAAAAGGTTCGACAGTTTTTTCTAAAGTATCAGGATCGGTTAATGTATGCTACTGACAAAGTCTTTGAATCAACTTCAGATGAAGAAATAAAAAAAGCGAAAGAACAATTGCATAATACCTGGTTCGAAGATTGGCAATATTTTGTGACTAACGATAAAATGACTAACAACAAGGTTGAAGGTGAATTTCAGGGCTTACAATTGCCCAAAGAAGTGGTGGATAAAATCTATCGCCTGAATGCAGTGAAATGGTTTAAAATCAAAGAATCAAAGATATGA